From a single Lolium rigidum isolate FL_2022 chromosome 7, APGP_CSIRO_Lrig_0.1, whole genome shotgun sequence genomic region:
- the LOC124675181 gene encoding vesicle-associated protein 4-2-like, which produces MAISGDDRYAPPAGESGSGKLWNLCRMPFRQAAGAPAPASSSSSSGIHHSAGRYGHEAPAAGDGGAPGAPAGISTVAKALLPARRRLRLDPSNKLYFPYEPGKQVKSAIRIKNTSKSHVAFKFQTTAPKSCFMRPPGAILAPGETIIATVFKFVEHPENNENVLQKCKVKFKILSLKVQGPMEYAPELFDEQKDQAVVEKILRVIFLDVQNPGPQLEKLNTQLAEAEAALEARKKPPEENGPKIVGEGLVIDEWKERRERYLAQQQVEVVDSV; this is translated from the exons ATGGCGATCTCCGGCGACGACAGGTACGCGCCGCCCGCCGGCGAGTCCGGCAGCGGGAAGCTCTGGAACCTCTGCCGCATGCCCTTCAGGCAGGCCGccggcgcgccggcgccggcgtcgtcctcgtcctcctccgggatCCACCACTCGGCCGGCCGCTACGGCCACGAGGCGcccgccgccggagacggcggCGCTCCCGGGGCTCCGGCCGGGATCTCGACGGTGGCCAAAGCTCTGCTGCCGGCAAGGCGCCGCCTCCGGCTCGATCCGTCCAACAAGCTCTACTTCCCAT ATGAACCAGGAAAGCAGGTCAAGAGTGCAATTAGGATAAAGAATACAAGCAAGTCTCATGTAGCATTTAAG TTTCAAACAACTGCACCCAAGAGTTGTTTTATGCGTCCTCCTGGAGCTATACTTGCCCCTGGCGAGACTATCATAGCAACTG TTTTCAAGTTTGTCGAGCACCCAGAGAATAATGAGAATGTTCTGCAGAAGTGCAAGGTCAAGTTCAAGATTTTGAGCTTGAAGGTCCAAGGACCCATGGAATATGCTCCAGAGCTG TTTGACGAGCAGAAAGATCAAGCAGTGGTTGAGAAGATACTGAGGGTTATTTTCTTGGATGTTCAGAATCCAGGACCT CAACTGGAAAAGCTAAACACTCAGCTAGCTGAGGCAGAGGCTGCCCTGGAGGCGCGGAAGAAACCTCCAGAAGAGAATGGTCCTAAAATTGTTGGTGAAGGGCTCGTCATTGATGAATGG AAAGAGCGGAGGGAAAGATACCTTGCGCAACAGCAGGTTGAAGTGGTTGACTCGGTGTAA